The following coding sequences are from one Streptomyces sp. NBC_00536 window:
- a CDS encoding Lrp/AsnC family transcriptional regulator: MGIDHLDGRLIVLLAREPRIGVLEASRRLGVARGTVQARLDRLQSNGVIRGFGPQVDPTALGYPVTAFATLEIKQGQGVDVRAHLAGVPEVLELHTTTGHGDMLCRLVARSNADLQRVIDRVVGFDGIVRASTAIVMENPVPLRIIPLVEQAAEDD, from the coding sequence ATGGGAATCGATCACCTGGACGGCAGACTCATCGTGCTGCTCGCCCGGGAACCCCGGATCGGGGTGCTGGAGGCCTCGCGCCGGCTCGGTGTCGCGCGCGGCACGGTACAGGCCCGTTTGGACCGGCTTCAGTCGAATGGCGTCATTCGCGGCTTCGGTCCGCAGGTGGACCCGACGGCGCTCGGCTACCCGGTCACGGCCTTCGCGACGCTGGAGATCAAGCAGGGGCAAGGCGTGGACGTACGGGCCCACTTGGCCGGGGTGCCGGAGGTGCTGGAGCTGCACACCACCACGGGTCACGGGGACATGCTGTGCCGGCTGGTGGCCCGCTCCAACGCGGATCTCCAGCGGGTGATCGACCGGGTTGTCGGGTTTGATGGCATCGTGCGGGCTTCGACGGCAATCGTCATGGAGAATCCCGTGCCCTTGCGGATCATCCCCCTGGTCGAACAGGCGGCCGAGGACGACTGA
- a CDS encoding ABC transporter permease, whose protein sequence is MSFWAYLAHRHQQLLTDAFQHASAVFQCMVIATVLGIAIGVLTYRSGWAGNLAIASTSTVLTVPSLALLGLLIPLVGLGVAPTVIALTLYGLLPIVRNSIVGLRGVDPALTDAATGIGMSRTARLLKVELPLAWPPILTGIRVSTQMLMGIAAIAAYASGPGLGNEIFRGIASLGSANAINQVLAGTLGIVILALLFDAAYVLLGRLTIPRGIRV, encoded by the coding sequence GTGAGCTTCTGGGCGTATCTGGCGCACCGCCACCAGCAGTTGCTCACCGACGCCTTCCAGCACGCCAGCGCCGTCTTCCAGTGCATGGTGATCGCGACCGTCCTCGGCATCGCGATCGGCGTCCTCACCTACCGCAGCGGCTGGGCGGGCAACCTCGCCATCGCCTCCACCTCGACGGTGCTGACCGTCCCCTCCCTCGCCCTGCTCGGCCTGCTGATCCCGCTCGTCGGGCTCGGCGTCGCACCGACCGTGATCGCGCTGACCCTGTACGGGCTGCTGCCGATCGTCCGGAACTCGATCGTGGGCCTGCGGGGCGTGGACCCCGCCCTGACGGACGCCGCCACCGGCATCGGGATGTCGCGCACCGCCCGCCTCCTGAAGGTCGAGCTGCCGCTCGCCTGGCCGCCGATCCTGACCGGCATCCGGGTCTCCACGCAGATGCTCATGGGCATCGCCGCGATCGCCGCGTACGCCTCGGGCCCGGGGCTCGGCAACGAGATCTTCCGCGGGATCGCCTCGCTCGGCAGCGCCAACGCCATCAACCAGGTGCTGGCCGGGACGCTCGGCATCGTCATCCTCGCCCTGCTCTTCGACGCCGCGTACGTCCTGCTCGGCCGTCTCACCATCCCGAGGGGAATCCGTGTCTGA
- a CDS encoding betaine/proline/choline family ABC transporter ATP-binding protein (Members of the family are the ATP-binding subunit of ABC transporters for substrates such as betaine, L-proline or other amino acids, choline, carnitine, etc. The substrate specificity is best determined from the substrate-binding subunit, rather than this subunit, as it interacts with the permease subunit and not with substrate directly.), giving the protein MSEPTETSAAPSSAAAGASSSTSGAAIRLENLTKRYPGNPTPSVDGVSMDIKAGETVVFVGPSGCGKSTTLKMINRLIEPTSGRIRIGDEDVTDMDPVKLRRKIGYAIQSSGLFPHMTVAENIALVPKMAGWSKSRVKDRVEEMLDLVGLDPREFHGRYPRSLSGGQQQRVGVARALAADPPVLLMDEPFGAVDPITRDHLQDELIRLQHELHKTIVFVTHDFDEAIKLGDRIAVLRERSHIAQFDTPEAILTNPADDFVSGFVGAGAALKRLNLTRVREVEIADFPTVTVDDPLQQIFNKLRTGPHNELLMLDRRGRPYKWLRRGDLMRAKGSLARAGQLVHDTVTRDATLHDALEAVLTDSGGRVAVTGRRGEYIGVVDMETLMNSVHEMLEADRLTAAEHQHDLEELRHHRTEQELEGGAGPS; this is encoded by the coding sequence GTGTCTGAGCCGACCGAGACCAGCGCCGCGCCGTCGTCCGCGGCCGCCGGAGCGTCCTCCTCCACCTCGGGCGCGGCCATCCGGCTGGAGAACCTCACCAAGCGCTATCCCGGCAACCCCACCCCGTCGGTCGACGGCGTCTCCATGGACATCAAGGCGGGCGAGACCGTCGTCTTCGTCGGCCCCTCGGGCTGCGGGAAGTCCACCACCCTCAAAATGATCAACCGGCTGATCGAACCCACCTCGGGCCGGATCCGCATCGGCGACGAGGACGTCACCGACATGGACCCGGTCAAGCTGCGGCGCAAGATCGGGTACGCGATCCAGTCGTCCGGGCTCTTCCCGCACATGACGGTCGCCGAGAACATCGCCCTGGTCCCCAAAATGGCCGGCTGGTCCAAGTCCCGGGTGAAGGACCGGGTCGAGGAGATGCTCGACCTGGTGGGCCTGGACCCGCGGGAGTTCCACGGCCGCTACCCGCGCAGTCTCTCGGGCGGCCAGCAGCAGCGCGTGGGCGTGGCCCGGGCGCTGGCCGCCGATCCGCCGGTCCTGCTGATGGACGAGCCGTTCGGCGCGGTGGACCCGATCACCCGCGACCACCTCCAGGACGAGCTGATCCGGCTCCAGCACGAGCTGCACAAGACGATCGTCTTCGTCACCCACGACTTCGACGAGGCCATCAAGCTGGGCGACCGGATCGCGGTACTGCGCGAACGCTCGCACATCGCCCAGTTCGACACCCCCGAGGCGATCCTCACCAACCCGGCCGACGACTTCGTCTCCGGGTTCGTCGGGGCGGGCGCGGCCCTCAAGCGGCTCAACCTCACCCGCGTGCGGGAGGTCGAGATCGCCGACTTCCCGACCGTGACCGTCGACGACCCGCTCCAGCAGATCTTCAACAAGCTGCGCACCGGCCCGCACAACGAGCTGCTGATGCTGGACCGGCGCGGCCGCCCCTACAAGTGGCTGCGGCGCGGCGACCTGATGCGCGCCAAGGGCTCCCTCGCCCGGGCGGGCCAGCTGGTGCACGACACGGTGACCCGGGACGCCACGCTGCACGACGCGCTGGAGGCGGTGCTGACCGACAGCGGCGGCCGGGTGGCTGTGACCGGGCGGCGCGGCGAGTACATCGGGGTCGTCGACATGGAGACCCTGATGAACTCGGTGCACGAGATGCTGGAGGCGGACCGGCTCACGGCCGCCGAGCACCAGCACGACCTGGAGGAACTGCGCCACCACCGCACCGAACAAGAGCTGGAGGGCGGTGCGGGTCCGTCATGA
- a CDS encoding ABC transporter permease, with the protein MNTGDELTDDPEGEAAGPSAVAAGPRRRITWPQLVVLPAVLALVLLATYLWITSIHLDTIAENSLSGGNVQLRLRQHVELTAISTFWVLVIAIPLGIALTRGGLRRAAPLVTAIANIGQATPAIGLLALLVIWLGIGPSTAIIGMVAYAVLPVLSNTVAGLRAIDPQLVEAARGIGMSSLGTLGKVELPLAVPLILAGVRTALVLNVGTAALATFGGGGGLGDLITSGIQTQRMPVLVLGSVLTVALALFVDWLASLAETVITPRGLEA; encoded by the coding sequence ATGAACACCGGTGACGAGCTGACCGATGACCCGGAGGGCGAGGCAGCGGGTCCGTCCGCCGTCGCGGCCGGACCCCGGCGGCGGATCACCTGGCCGCAGCTGGTCGTGCTGCCCGCCGTACTGGCGCTGGTGCTGCTGGCGACGTACCTGTGGATCACCAGCATCCACCTGGACACGATCGCCGAGAACTCGCTCAGCGGCGGGAACGTCCAGCTCAGGCTCCGCCAGCACGTCGAACTGACCGCGATCTCCACCTTCTGGGTGCTGGTCATCGCGATCCCGCTGGGCATCGCGCTCACCCGGGGCGGGCTGCGCAGGGCCGCCCCGCTGGTCACCGCGATCGCCAACATCGGCCAGGCCACCCCCGCCATCGGCCTGCTGGCGCTGCTGGTGATCTGGCTGGGCATCGGCCCCTCGACCGCGATCATCGGGATGGTCGCCTACGCCGTGCTGCCGGTGCTGTCCAACACGGTGGCGGGGCTGCGCGCGATCGACCCCCAGCTGGTGGAGGCGGCGCGCGGGATCGGGATGTCCTCGCTGGGGACGCTGGGCAAGGTGGAACTGCCGCTCGCCGTCCCGCTGATCCTGGCGGGCGTACGGACGGCCCTGGTGCTCAATGTCGGCACGGCGGCCCTGGCCACCTTCGGCGGGGGCGGCGGCCTCGGCGACCTGATCACCTCGGGGATCCAGACGCAGCGGATGCCGGTGCTGGTGCTGGGGTCGGTGCTGACCGTGGCGCTGGCCCTGTTCGTGGACTGGCTGGCCTCGCTGGCCGAGACGGTCATCACGCCGCGCGGGCTGGAGGCGTAG
- a CDS encoding glycine betaine ABC transporter substrate-binding protein, which translates to MRTGHGVRAGLGAVLLVAAVSVSGCGLKSGSPLVDDVVPGSVGQGLPLKGASLTVTSKNFSENIVLGQMIGLIFKAAGAEVLDRTNLPGSISSREAIVKGDADAMYEYTGTAWITYLGNAKPIDDPHAQWEAVRKADVRNGVAWLPQSALDNTYTLAISKKNNAKYHLKTMSDMAKLTREDPGAVTVCVENEFASREDGLNGMERAYGMKIPAGNVRKMDAGIIYTQVSKSDSCLLGEAFTTDGRIKAMDLDTLADDRKFFPNYNAAPEIHAKTLAKYPVIAELLDPLTRRLTTEVARDLNAKVDVEGQDPHDVAKDWLIGQGFIKKG; encoded by the coding sequence ATGCGTACGGGACACGGGGTACGGGCGGGGCTCGGGGCGGTGCTGCTGGTGGCGGCCGTGTCGGTGTCGGGGTGCGGGCTCAAGAGCGGATCGCCGCTGGTGGACGACGTGGTCCCCGGCTCGGTCGGGCAGGGACTCCCCCTCAAGGGCGCCTCCCTGACGGTCACCTCGAAGAACTTCAGCGAGAACATCGTGCTCGGCCAGATGATCGGGCTGATCTTCAAGGCGGCCGGGGCGGAGGTCCTCGACCGGACCAACCTGCCCGGCTCGATCAGCTCGCGCGAGGCGATCGTCAAGGGCGACGCGGACGCGATGTACGAGTACACGGGCACGGCCTGGATCACCTACCTGGGCAACGCGAAGCCGATCGACGACCCGCACGCGCAGTGGGAGGCGGTGCGGAAGGCGGACGTGCGCAACGGCGTGGCCTGGCTGCCGCAGTCGGCCCTCGACAACACCTACACGCTGGCGATCAGCAAGAAGAACAACGCGAAGTACCACCTGAAGACGATGTCGGACATGGCGAAGCTGACCCGGGAGGATCCGGGCGCGGTGACGGTGTGCGTGGAGAACGAGTTCGCCTCGCGGGAGGACGGCCTGAACGGGATGGAGCGGGCCTACGGCATGAAGATCCCGGCGGGCAACGTGCGGAAGATGGACGCCGGGATCATCTACACGCAGGTCTCGAAGTCGGACTCCTGCCTGCTGGGCGAGGCGTTCACGACGGACGGCCGGATCAAGGCGATGGACCTGGACACGCTGGCGGACGACCGGAAGTTCTTCCCCAACTACAACGCGGCTCCGGAGATCCATGCGAAGACGCTGGCCAAGTACCCGGTGATCGCGGAGCTGCTGGACCCGCTGACGCGCCGGCTCACCACCGAGGTGGCGCGGGACCTGAACGCGAAGGTGGACGTGGAGGGGCAGGACCCGCACGACGTGGCGAAGGACTGGCTGATCGGGCAGGGGTTCATCAAGAAGGGCTGA
- a CDS encoding ArsR/SmtB family transcription factor, with translation MPENAEPQQPTGPTRPDGPSQPKVRHLDAHTLRGLAHPLRMRLLAALRHNGPATASQLAERLGESSGATSYHLRQLAAHGFVEDAPEHGKGRERWWQAAHEGTAFDETLTRDADPATRSAAEVFLHEIATIHAQEMNTYLGSSHTWSTEWRQGADLSDFTLQLTSGQAHELIHKMHDLINSYRDLGPEEGTETVRFHTHVFPRASG, from the coding sequence ATGCCCGAGAACGCCGAGCCCCAGCAGCCCACCGGACCCACACGACCCGACGGACCCTCACAGCCCAAGGTCCGCCACCTCGACGCCCACACCCTGCGCGGACTGGCCCACCCGCTGCGCATGCGACTGCTGGCCGCCCTGCGCCACAACGGCCCGGCCACCGCCTCCCAACTGGCCGAGCGGCTCGGCGAGTCCAGCGGCGCCACCAGCTACCACCTGCGCCAGCTCGCCGCCCACGGGTTCGTCGAGGACGCGCCCGAGCACGGCAAGGGGCGCGAGCGCTGGTGGCAGGCCGCCCATGAGGGCACGGCCTTCGACGAGACCCTGACGCGCGACGCCGACCCGGCCACCCGCAGCGCGGCGGAGGTGTTCCTGCACGAGATCGCGACCATCCACGCGCAGGAGATGAACACCTATCTCGGCAGCTCCCACACCTGGTCGACGGAGTGGCGCCAGGGCGCCGACCTCAGCGACTTCACGCTGCAACTGACCTCCGGTCAGGCGCACGAGCTGATCCACAAGATGCACGACCTGATCAACAGTTACCGGGACCTGGGGCCCGAGGAAGGGACCGAGACGGTCCGCTTCCACACCCATGTCTTCCCCCGCGCCTCCGGCTGA
- a CDS encoding MFS transporter produces MSRRPFAAVLAANTISIAGSSLTLIGVPWFVLQTTGSAGRAGVVAFCATLPVIVAALAGGPVIDRIGRRRVSVASDLICALSVGAIPLLHYAGVLEFWMLCALMAVGGLVHTPGLTARGVLLPNLAEHAGTTVTRAAGLYDAVSRGARMIGAALAGVLIAFFGAESVLLLDAATFGVSALLVGAFLRGIPAAEPQGRAATVSLAGYRAELGEGWAFLLKSRLLLGITFMVMLTNGMDQAWGAVLLPVHGREALGGATSIGLLISLFGGSALLGALLYGAWGDRLPRRLVFAVAFILCGAPRYVMAGLTDTTLPLAVTMALSGLGAGVLNPVLTTVIYEHVPEELRSRVAGVTTAGCELTMPLGGLAAGLLVEGWGVGTTLLLFGGAYLLTTLAPLVFPAWRAMEKPPLSRTEPVPLGSATEDRSPLPSGS; encoded by the coding sequence ATGAGCCGGCGCCCGTTCGCGGCCGTCCTGGCCGCCAACACCATCTCGATAGCCGGTAGTTCGCTCACCCTCATCGGTGTCCCGTGGTTCGTGCTCCAGACCACGGGCAGCGCCGGCCGGGCCGGGGTGGTGGCCTTCTGCGCCACCCTGCCCGTCATCGTGGCCGCCCTCGCCGGAGGGCCGGTCATCGACCGGATCGGCCGCCGCCGGGTCTCGGTCGCCTCCGACCTGATCTGCGCCCTCTCCGTCGGCGCCATCCCGCTGCTGCACTACGCGGGGGTGCTGGAGTTCTGGATGCTGTGCGCGCTGATGGCCGTCGGCGGTCTGGTGCACACCCCGGGGCTGACCGCCCGTGGCGTGCTGCTGCCCAATCTCGCCGAGCACGCGGGCACCACCGTCACGCGGGCCGCCGGGCTGTACGACGCGGTGTCGCGCGGGGCGCGGATGATCGGGGCCGCGCTGGCGGGCGTGCTCATCGCGTTCTTCGGGGCCGAGTCGGTCCTGCTGCTGGACGCGGCCACCTTCGGGGTCTCCGCGCTGCTGGTCGGCGCGTTCCTGCGCGGGATACCGGCGGCCGAACCGCAGGGCCGGGCCGCGACGGTGTCCCTGGCGGGGTACCGCGCCGAGCTGGGCGAGGGGTGGGCGTTCCTCCTCAAGTCCCGGCTGCTGCTGGGGATCACCTTCATGGTGATGCTGACGAACGGCATGGACCAGGCGTGGGGCGCCGTACTGCTGCCGGTGCACGGCCGCGAGGCGCTCGGCGGGGCCACCTCGATCGGCTTGCTGATCTCCCTCTTCGGCGGCTCCGCGCTGCTGGGCGCGCTGCTCTACGGCGCCTGGGGCGACCGGCTGCCCCGGCGGCTGGTGTTCGCGGTCGCCTTCATACTCTGCGGGGCTCCGCGCTATGTGATGGCGGGCCTCACCGACACCACCCTGCCGCTGGCCGTGACGATGGCGCTGTCCGGGCTCGGGGCGGGCGTGCTCAATCCGGTCCTCACCACGGTGATCTACGAGCACGTGCCGGAGGAGCTGCGCAGCCGGGTGGCGGGCGTGACCACGGCGGGCTGCGAACTGACCATGCCGCTGGGCGGTCTTGCCGCCGGTCTGCTGGTGGAGGGCTGGGGCGTGGGGACCACGCTGCTGCTGTTCGGCGGCGCCTATCTGCTGACGACCCTCGCCCCGCTGGTCTTCCCCGCCTGGCGGGCGATGGAGAAGCCGCCGCTCAGCAGGACGGAACCGGTTCCCCTCGGTTCAGCGACCGAAGACCGTTCACCGCTTCCGTCAGGGTCGTGA
- a CDS encoding S16 family serine protease, whose product MSRPAALAVCAAPVLGLFAVAALAPLPYILASPGLTTDVLGAKDGKPVITVTGAPTRETSGHLRMTTILATGPSSTVSLPELVDNWFRTDRAVMPKEAVYPTGGSDKEITAHNMEEMTKSQSAAAQAALGFLHKSPDTVKVELSLADVGGPSAGLLFSLGIVDKLDGDGKGGDLTGGRNIAGTGTITADGEVGAVGGVALKTQAAARDGATVFLVPKAECSDAKSELPEGLRLIPVTTLTEAVNGLRSLNRGEPVPSC is encoded by the coding sequence ATGTCGCGTCCCGCCGCCCTGGCCGTCTGCGCCGCGCCCGTCCTCGGGCTGTTCGCCGTGGCCGCGCTCGCGCCCCTGCCGTACATCCTCGCGAGCCCGGGACTCACCACCGACGTGCTCGGGGCGAAGGACGGCAAGCCCGTCATCACCGTCACCGGCGCGCCGACCCGGGAGACGAGCGGCCACCTGCGGATGACCACGATCCTCGCCACCGGCCCCTCCAGCACCGTCAGCCTGCCCGAACTGGTCGACAACTGGTTCCGGACGGACCGCGCGGTCATGCCCAAGGAGGCGGTCTACCCGACCGGCGGGAGCGACAAGGAGATCACCGCGCACAACATGGAGGAAATGACCAAGTCGCAGTCGGCCGCCGCCCAGGCCGCGCTCGGCTTCCTCCACAAGAGCCCCGACACCGTGAAGGTCGAACTCAGCCTCGCGGACGTCGGCGGCCCGAGCGCCGGACTGCTCTTCTCCCTCGGCATCGTCGACAAGCTCGACGGTGACGGGAAGGGCGGCGACCTCACCGGCGGCCGGAACATCGCCGGTACGGGCACCATCACCGCGGACGGCGAGGTCGGCGCGGTCGGTGGCGTGGCACTGAAGACCCAGGCCGCCGCGCGGGACGGCGCGACCGTCTTCCTGGTCCCCAAGGCGGAGTGCTCGGACGCGAAGTCCGAACTCCCCGAGGGGCTCCGGCTGATCCCGGTCACGACCCTGACGGAAGCGGTGAACGGTCTTCGGTCGCTGAACCGAGGGGAACCGGTTCCGTCCTGCTGA
- a CDS encoding IclR family transcriptional regulator, translating into MTAETSQTLDRGLRVLKLLADTDHGLTVTELSNRLGVNRTVVYRLLATLEQHALVRRDLGGRARVGLGVLRLGRQVHPLVREAALPALRSLAEDIGATAHLTLVDGTEALAVAVVEPTWTDYHVAYRAGFRHPLDRGAAGRAILAARQGSLIEPGYTLTHGELEAGASGAAAPLVGITGLEGSVGVVMLADAVPERVGPRVVDAAREVADALR; encoded by the coding sequence GTGACCGCGGAAACCTCCCAGACTCTCGACAGAGGGCTCAGAGTCCTCAAACTGCTCGCCGACACCGACCACGGTCTGACCGTCACCGAGCTGTCCAACCGCCTCGGTGTCAACCGCACCGTGGTCTACCGCCTCCTCGCCACGCTGGAGCAGCACGCCCTGGTCCGCCGTGACCTCGGCGGCCGCGCCCGCGTCGGCCTCGGCGTACTGCGGCTGGGACGTCAGGTCCACCCGCTCGTGCGCGAGGCGGCCCTGCCCGCCCTGCGTTCCCTCGCCGAGGACATCGGGGCCACCGCGCACCTGACCCTCGTCGACGGGACCGAGGCGCTCGCCGTCGCCGTCGTGGAGCCCACCTGGACCGACTACCACGTGGCCTACCGGGCGGGCTTCCGCCACCCGCTGGACCGCGGGGCCGCCGGCCGGGCGATCCTGGCCGCCCGTCAGGGCTCCTTGATCGAGCCCGGGTACACCCTCACCCACGGGGAGCTGGAAGCGGGCGCCAGCGGCGCCGCAGCGCCCCTGGTGGGCATCACGGGCCTGGAGGGCAGCGTCGGCGTCGTGATGCTCGCCGACGCCGTGCCCGAACGGGTCGGCCCGCGGGTCGTGGACGCGGCCCGGGAGGTCGCCGACGCGCTGCGCTGA